In Leptidea sinapis chromosome 18, ilLepSina1.1, whole genome shotgun sequence, a genomic segment contains:
- the LOC126969633 gene encoding uncharacterized protein LOC126969633 — protein MYTRSKRRNICATCTHTIKVKEYLECTNCNNTFDLKCASITLKRYNSMSTDKRLKWKCHKCRKSSTQEIKNLSNTEQLTQSISLDKTISNISNLSSKNTLTLHNQSLENITFCSSMKDLHNSTFRDVSTCSLPDLGTVESSQVLDLKQDLATLSGQLESAHEEIAKLNIENTKQRKLIEENEKQIKLLKTLLSDGNSSINSTPLRTKTKKSKRTPSVKSSIQNNIISHKAIEQIPINLENAPAVPLNSEFNKKLAQKSTNIQRKSGRKIYIIGSQQSKNLSSALIQSRRTNPYEKYTIEAFIKPDATTGDILKSCELYDFSCNDKLILTVGENDCDPIKISSDLYTKINSLPQVHIIVTSVTFSRHLNELKLNDMLRLICNKFPNCTFLNLDENIYRNNTPYYNICHKINLVIDQIDYNKRFLNFKKQRHINRSTLKGTIPYYFKKVTQTLNSSQDAPKKGTIPFYFKPNKVDDSKNGEKLFFRAKN, from the coding sequence ATGTATACCAGATCAAAACGAAGGAATATCTGCGCAACATGCACACACACTATAAAAGTGAAAGAATATTTGGAATGTACTAATTGCAATAACACGTTTGACTTAAAATGTGCTAGCATTACTTTAAAAAGATACAATTCAATGTCGACCGATAAGAGACTCAAATGGAAATGTCATAAATGTAGGAAAAGCTCTACAcaggaaataaaaaatctttcaaatactGAACAGCTGACACAAAGTATCTCGTTAGATAAAACCATttcaaatattagtaatttatcCAGCAAGAATACTCTCACACTACATAATCAATcattagaaaatataacattttgtagTTCAATGAAAGACCTACATAATTCAACATTCAGAGATGTCAGCACATGTAGTTTACCAGATCTTGGTACTGTCGAAAGCTCACAGGTTTTAGACCTTAAACAGGACTTAGCAACCCTATCTGGGCAATTAGAAAGTGCTCATGAAGAAATTGCCAAACTAAATAtagaaaacacaaaacaaagaaagttaattgaagaaaatgaaaaacaaataaaattacttaaaacattgctaaGCGACGGTAATTCTTCAATCAACTCCACACCGCTACgaacaaaaacaaagaaatcTAAACGCACACCGTCAGTAAAATCCTCTATAcagaacaatataatatctcataaagcaatagaacaaataccaattaatttagaaaatgcaCCAGCAGTACCACTAAAttctgaatttaataaaaaactcgCTCAAAAAAGTAccaatattcaaagaaaatcaggaagaaaaatttacattataggaAGTCAACAATCTAAAAATTTATCCTCAGCGCTCATTCAGTCGAGAAGAACTAATCcgtatgaaaaatatacaattgaagCGTTCATCAAACCCGATGCAACGACAGGGGACATCCTCAAATCTTGTGAGTTGTATGATTTTTCCTGTAacgacaaattaatattaactgtagGTGAAAATGACTGTGAtccaattaaaatatcatctgacttatatacaaaaataaattctctACCACAAGtccatattattgtaactagtgTGACTTTCAGTAGGCATTTGAATGAACTGAAACTTAATGACATGTTGCGATTGATATGTAACAAGTTTCCTAATTGTACGTTTCTTAATCTCGATGAAAACATTTATCGAAATAACACgccgtattataatatatgccaTAAAATAAATCTCGTAATTGACCAAATAGACTACAATAAaaggtttttgaatttcaaaaaacaaagaCACATAAATCGTTCCACACTAAAAGGAACgataccatattattttaagaaagtgACTCAAACTTTAAATTCATCTCAGGATGCACCAAAGAAGGGAacaattcctttttattttaaaccaaataaagttGATGACAGCAAAAATGGGGAAAAACTGTTTTTTCgtgccaaaaattaa